ACTGGCCCAAGGCTCTGCTTATTCATGCCTGCCTGCCCACCCACTCACCAATGCCCACCACACAGACGTCGGCCCGTACCACCTTGCTGCTCTTCAGCACGACCTCCTTCAGCTGTAGGGAGTAGGCAGGTGAGCAGGTGGGCCCAGCTCCTGGGCACAGGGCAGAGGGGATAGAGAGCAGCAGGGAATGGGAAGAAGGGCCCACCTTTCCCTCCTGGGCCCGCAGCTCCGACACCTCTGTCTGCATGTAGAACTTGACCCGGTTGTTCTCAAACATCTGTCAGGGCAGGTGGGTGGTGAGTGGTGGGTGAGAGCCCAGCCAAAACTGGGCTGGGTACCCAGGAATCTGAGGGGGGGGTCAGGGTGGGCTTACCTTCATGAGAGCACGACCCACGCGCTCCCCCAGGAACTTCCTGAAGGGTGTTTCTTCTAGCTCCACCACAGACACTGAGTGGGCTTTCTCATTCAGATAGGCAGCCACCTCCATCCCTGGGCCAGGGTTATGGGCAGCAGGATGACACCTTGCACCTCCCAGGGCCAGCACCATCGGCCACCTCCACCCCACTGTCCGCAGCTGCTCACCTAGGAAGCCGGCTCCCACAACCACTGTGTTACGGCCCCGAGCCAGCCTCACCACACGATTGGCATCCTCTGGCGTCCGGATGGTGAACACATTCTCCACTTCTTTGCCTTTGCAGCTCAGGGTCTTAGGGCTGAGACACAGCCAGCATCAGTGAGGGGCTCCTGGCACCCTCAGCCCTCCCATCCTGGCCAGTGTCCAACAGGGGACAGCAAGGAAGACACTTTTTCACCTGCTCCCTGGTGCCAGCAAAAGCTTGCTGTACTCTAGCTTGAAACCATCTTTGAACACGACCTTCTTGTTTCTCACGTCCACTGTGACCACCTGCAATTCCCACCAGACAGAGCATGAACCTGGGTCTGTCTGCCCACTCCCAGAGCCCAGCCAGACCCTCCAAGCAGCTCCATGGGGATTTTTTCTGCCACTTGGGTTGTCCTCCCTCCCTTACCTGGCAATTCcacctcactcttttttttttttttaagtgagaggaggggagatagtgagacagattcccacatgtgccctgaccaggatccacctggcaacccccatctggggccaacgtTCAAACAGAGCCATTgattgcaagagaggaagagaagagggagagggaaggagagagaagcagattgttgcttctcttgtgtgcctgactgggaatcaaaccttggacgtccatacactgggccaacactcgatccactgagccaactggccagggccaccacctcactctttttaaaaatatttttaaagattttatttattgcctggccagtgatggtacagtggatagaacattgaaccTGGGAtagaggtccccagtttgaaaccctgaggttgccagcttgagtgaaggctcatctggcttgagtgcagggtcgctagcttgagtgtgggatcactgacatgacctagggtcattggcttgagcccaagatcgctggcttgaagcccaaggtcgctggcttgagcctaaggttgctggcttgagcaaggggtcactagcttggctgtaATTACCccccacccggtcaaggcacatatgaaaagcaataaacaataaagtgacacaactacgagttgatgcttctctctctccttgtctcattctctgtctctctcaaaaaaaaaaaatcttgatttttaaaagacttgattgattttaaagagagaggagagagtggggagaaacaagaagtatcaattcatagttgcttcactttagttgttcattggttacttgtcagatgtgccttgacccagcaacaccagggttttaaaccagtgacctcatcattccaggtcgatgctttatgcactgcaccaccgcaggccaggcagtTCGTCCTCACTCTTAAGGCTTCAGATATCACCTTTTCCTCAAAGCTCTCCTTATACTCCCAAGTCCCACGAGGTTCTCCCATCTGAGCCCCAAGAAATTCATCCATGTTCCTACACACAGGGGCTATGCACACACCCATGACCCTACCAAGAAAGTCTAGTGTAGCTTCCCAGGCCAGGAGCACCCCTGGGTGCCTGAGCAGCCAGGCCAGGAGGGCAGAGCACACCCACATCTTCAGGAGCCCACACAACCTCACGCCCTTCATGGTTCTTCAGTCTGGTCCCATACCTGGGCCTCGGTGAGCACCTCAATGCCATAGGCTCGGAAGAACTCCTTAGGCCTCAGGGCCAGCTGCTCAGGCTGGGCATCCAGGGACTGTGGGAGACAGCCAGCTTGagactgagccaagcagccatcATTCCATTTTGCAACAGAGGACATGGAACCCAGGGAGGGTGGAGCCTGCCCTAAGTCACATAGGGGTTGCAGGACAGAACTTAACAAACCCAGATGTTCAAACTCCAGGCCCTGGGATGAACAGAGAGAACAGCTGGCTGGACCACCAATGGGCAGCAACCAAGGCTCTGAGTGGGCCTGACTGTACCCAGAAGGAGAGACccactcccacatacacccccccccccaccttgctGAGCTTGGGCCGGTCATAGGGGAGGTGCCGGTCCAGAGTGCACAGTACAATCCTGTCTGAGAATCCCTCCTGCCTCAGGGTCTCTGCACACACCAAGCCAGCTGCAcctgaggggagggggctgtgggTCAGCaaccacctctccccaccccaccccgcctctCATTACCCCACCACCAACCTGCGCCTACAATGAGCACGTTAGTGCTGCCGCTGTGGCCAACGCTTGGAGAGATGCACTTGGCCATCACCTTGGTTCTTCGCTGCAGCTGCAAGGCCTGGAGTTGCCAGAGAGTGGGAGGCAACTGGGAGCTGGAGTCGTAGCCAATCCCTCTATGCCATAATCCCAGCAGTCCAGCCCCATCCCCACTATGCACCCCTCACTCTGCTCCCTACCCTCACTCAGCAGACTTCCTCCCATCACAggactttgcacatgctgttccctagGTCCAGATGCTTCCTTGGCTTTCCCTTTTACCTGAGCCCCAAGACATCCCCTTACCTGCTTGCTGGCCCGGACATATACCTTCTCCTTCTCAATCTTCACCTGCAAGTGCTACGGTGCTCAGAACCAGGCTCTGGAGTGCCCCAGTCCTGACCATGTATCCTCAGGCTCCCATTCCACCCACACCTGACCCCACCTGGAACTTGTGCAGACTGTCCAGGCCAGGGAAGTCCTCCAGGTCCCCAGTGCTGATGTTGAAGCAGGCACCATGCCAGGGGCAGCGCACTCGGCCACGGGACAGCACACCTGGAAGGAGGCAGTGATGAGCTGGGGTCACCTGCAAAAGCCCCTCTTCAAGGATTTCTGTGTCCCAGCACCTGCTAGCCCTTCCACACAGTCCCAGAAACCCCACCAATAGATGAGGAACTGGCGGTCCAGGGAGGAACCAAACTGGGGTGCGGCTTCGGGTGGCTCAGGCTTGATGGTGCAGCAGCCAAGCCCATTTCAGGAGGCCCCGTCCCCACCTCCTGTGTACCTCATCACAACTCACCTTTCACCAGGGGTGCACCATAGTGAGGACACTTGTGGCCCAGGGCATGGAACTCCCCGTTGTCCTTCACCAGCAACACTTTTCCCCAGCCCAGCTCCACTTCCCGCATCCTGGGGAAGGGCTACACTCAGAAGTCAGGTCAGATGTGAGGTACCACCTCCCGCTAGCACCTCATACCAGAGTCTAGCCTTCAGGGGAGCAGGCCCAGACCAGCAGAAGCCACAAAGGCGGTGGCCAGGATGGGAGCTACCCATTGACCCCTTCTAGGCCTCCCTGCCCACCTTATCTGTGGCTTGTACTTGCCCTCCCACCTTGGGCCCTCTGACCCCTGTACCAGGCCCAGCACCCACTGGCCATTCTCAAGGTCCTTGACGTGACAGACGGCAGCCTCCACACAGTCCTGAGCGCCAGGGTAGGGGTGAGGGGCAGGCAGGCGCTCCTCTGCGTGGAAGTGGCGGGCAGTGCCATTGCCCTGGTAGGCCCGGGGGCTGCCCTTCCCGCTGGCCGACAGCTCCTCCTTGCCCCGCTCCTTCTCCGGCAGCACCACCTCGATCTTGAGCTCCACTGTGGGCAGTTGGGGGGCACCATGATCCCCCTACCCTCCCACCTCCTTGCCCACCCCACAAGCTCTGAACAGGGCCTGCTCTTCTCTAAGTGTGGGCTATCCCCTACTCCTCGACCTCTCCAGAAAGCTTCTGGCACCACCAGCAAAGAGCCTTAAAACAGGCAAGAAGCAGGACAGGGGCAGCATGAATGGGTCCTGGTGGGCTTAAATTgatttctgcattatttttttttcaattaaaaaattagtgaAGGGGGCACAAACAAAACACCTTCAACTCTGAAATTACTCTTTCTCCAGTAATCTGTGTGGAGGAAAGAGTGCAGGCTGGCGCCCTGAGTCTTGCTCTGACTCCAAGGGCACAGAGGACAACAACATCCCTGAGGAATCAGGGGCACATATAGGGTATGACTCAAGTGAGAACAGGGCACCCAAATGGGTGTAGCTCAGATACTGGCTGGTGAATCTGGGTGACGGGAAATTGAGGGTTTGTTGTTCTATGCTTGCAACTTTCccacacaattttttttgttgttatttattgattttagagagagaaagggagaaagaaaggtagaaactttgattttgacctgctgctttacttatttatgcatctactggttgattcttgtacagtggtaccttgagatacgaatttaattcgttctgtaaccgagctcgtaagtcagtcaactcgtatatcaaactgctgatactggacccatgcgccaacgtgccaactagcagcagcttcccgaatcatgactcgtatgttggaattttgctcggatctcgaacaaaaatatggaccgagtcgcagctcgtatctttaaaaaaaaattgtatgttggtctgttcgtatctcaaggtaccactgtatgtgtcctgacgtggggtcaaacccacaaccttgacatatgggaacaatgctctaaccaactgagctactcggccagAGCTTTCCCATAGGTTAAAGtgtttttcaaaattcaaaaaaaagtGTATAAGACATAATTACAACTTCTTAAAACAGCTATCCTCACCAGTTTGAGAATCTGTCAGCATTTGCCAAGCACTGGTTTTTCAGCATCTTTGTGTGCAGGAGTCTGAGGCCTGGGGGTGACTCCCACCTGGGGGAGTGCGCGTAGACAGAGCAGAGAGGGCACAGAACCCCCCCCCTCCCAACCAGCCTCCACACAGAAGACACTTCCTTAGCCTGCCCATGGGGCCAACTCTAGGGGGAGTTAGTCAGagattgtcattttcttctttatacttttctgcATTTTCCAAATTCCCTGCAATGTGCCtggtatatttttctaattagaaTGGAACAATAAACAGAATTTTGAGCTGTGATAATCCGGCCTCCTGGGCTGCAGCTGCAGGGAGGAAGGCTGAGTGATGGAAGCTAAGCCCCTGGCACAGCGTGGGACCGATGAGGGAGCAGGAGGTGCCTGTCCCAACTCCCAAGGCACCAGAGCTCCCAGGCATCTTCCTGGGTTCACCTCTCATAACCTTCACCTCAAACCTGACATCCAGAAGCAAAGAACCCAGTCACACATCCCCAGCCTTTGCCTATGCAATTTGCTTGGCCCAGGCTGCCatttttcctggccctggctaaTTCCTGCCCATCCACTTAGAGTCAGGCGTTCCCTCCTCTGGCTGCCCAGCCCTTGTATGTCCTTCATTTTAGGCTTTGCTAATCCTTTACGCTGGCCTGGCCTAGGAACCTGGGGGAAGCCCCCCATCCCTCAGTTCCAGCCCCCAGCTCAGGCCTGGCACAGCAGGGGTGAAGGTTTACTCAGTGATTCTAGCTGGGTAGGAGGGGCACCTGAGCCCACCATATGCTGTTgtttcaggtgtgtgtgtgtgggggttatgggtggAGTGGGTTTTTCCCTCTATTTCCCATACTTTATGTAATAGTGTTAGaatgttttcagaaaaattaaaaagaaaaatactttggaCTTAGCTGACACCAGCTATGTGAACTTTAGAGAGGGAGCTCAAAAGAACAACCTGGCAAGGGCCCAGATAACAGCCAAGCCAGGCTGTTTTCATCCTCCACCTCCTTCTAGCTCTGAGGTGCTGCCCGATGCAATCTAACTGGAAGCCATTAAGTCAGTTGTGGTGAAAAGATGAATAGGAAGAGAGGTGTCTCTGCTCACTCACAGAGCCAAAGCAACCCTAACTCCATGATTCCCAGCTGCCCACCTGATTGTGAGCTCCTACCTTAATCCCTGTGGGAAGATGCTCCTGTtttaaaacagagagaagaacaccTACCTCTTTGGTGACAGTGAATATTGAAGGAGGTAAAATATGTAACTCAGAGCAGAAGCTCAACAGATGAAGTTGGGTAATAGTGTTTTATTGGTTAGCTTTGAGCTTCCTGGCAGCCATGATGAAAAGGGAAAGCCTTTAGGTAGCACCTGTGACCTAATAAAAGCCAAGAGAGGTACGTTTCCTCCTAGTTCTGAGCTTAGCAAGGGTCTGGCCTGgaacattttttataaagaacataGTGCCACTGAACCAGGGGGAATATAGAGGGAACTCAGGAAGTGTGTGCTGATGTGCTCTGAGCCACAGTTGAGCAAGGTAGAGAGTGAAGAATTTGCACAAAGATCTTCTACTTGTTCTGGGTTCCCTGTGGTCCCTTCTGACCTCAGCTGAACCCTCATGGCCAAATGCTCTCACTCTAACACCCTGAAATTCCTTGATCATCACCCCTGACCTGTTCAGGATGTGTGTCTGGGGCCTGAGCTCCTGCCTTTCCACCATAGCCTGACAGGGGAGTCCTGGCTGCAAACCGCCCAGCCCCAAAAGAGGACATAATAATGTTTTGCAAGTGCTGCCCAAGTTCCAAACCCTGTGCTAAGCACAACAGCCTGCACAGAAAGCACaattattagccccattttacaaatgagaacacagagactcagagaggtgaagtcatCTGCCCAAGAccacacacccaggaagggaggcTGGACTTGGACGCAGAGACCAAGTTCTTAGCACTGCCTCTGGTGTAGGGTAACCAGCTCCTATACTAGGAGTCCTGGGGCCATGGGTCCCAGGCAGGACAGCACTTTGTGTTCctttaaagaaaactataggtggTATCTTCTGCCTAGGGCCTCCTGCTGTCTGGTACTAGCCAACAACCTCCTGCCCAGTTATGAAGGGAAGGCTGAGGTTAAGACAATGGACAtcccctggtcagttagctcagttggttagagcattgatacaccaaagttgcagtggatagagcattgacctgggatactgaggtcccaggttcaaaaccccaaggtcactttcttgaacatgggctcatctggcttagagtgcaggctcaccagattgagtgcagggtcactgacttgagcgtgggatcatcaacatgaccccatggtcgctggcttgaagcccaaggtcactgtcttgaaccccaggtcactgtcttgagcaaagggtcactggctcaactggagccgcccccagtcaaggcacatatgaaaagcaatcaatgaacaactaaagtcctgcaatgagttgatgcttctcatctttctcccttcctgtctctctcaaaaaataaataaaacaagcaaacaaacaatggaCATCATTTGCCCAGGTCATAATGGAGGCAAGGAAGATGGTGGGATCTAGCCCAGGTGTTCACAGCAAGCACAGGAGTGAAGGGAGGGCAGGTGTGTTAAGTCTCAATACTTggcaggaagccctggccggttggctcagcggtagagtgtcggcctagcgtgcggaggacccgggttcgattccaggccagggcacacaggagaagcgcccatttgcttctccacccctccgccgcgctttcctctctgtctctctcttcccctcccgcagccaaggctccattggagcaaagatggcccgggcgctggggatggctctgtggcctctgcctcaggcgctagagtggctctggtcgcaacatggcgacgcccaggatgggcagagcatcgccccctggtgggcagagcgtcgcccctggtgggcgtgccgggtggatcctggtcgggcgcatgcgggagtctatctgactgtctctccctgtttccagcttcagaaaaatgaaaaaaaaaaaaaaaatacttggcaGGACATCACACTTCTCTTGCCCCCAAATTCTCCCTCAGACCCAGGAAAAGGCTCAGGCGTTCCAAGGTAATGGAGCTGATAGGTATCAGGTAAGGGGAGCTGGGGCAAGTCAAACTGGGCAGGGTGACCTGGACAGGATGGGCGGGGCACTGACTGGGCACTAGAGAGGCCTCTCTCAGCCCCGGTTTCTTCCTCTGTGACATGCCTGCACACCTTGCCATCCTGGGTATTGTGAGGATGGAAGAAGGAAATTGGGGCCAGAAGGAGAGCCCCGCAGAGAAAAGTGTCCAGCGGAGAGCAAACCCAGAATGCCCCAGCACCCAGGATGCCCCCACCCTGGGCTGGAACCCTTGGGCCAGTCAGGGTGGGGATTTCCTGTACAAATGGGAAAGTGTGCCCAGAGAAGCTGAGGAGGTGGGCCAAGGTCATGAGGGGTCAGAAGAGGTGAAGAGGGCTGGGACCTGTCCACTTCACTTTCACAGCAACTCTGAGAGGTCAGGTACATTTTGTACAGAGGGAAAGTGAGGCTCAAGGGATAACTTACGTAGTACCCTGGGTCACACAGTGGCTAAGGAGGTCTGTCCTCAGAGACCACCTTCCCCAGCCCTGGGCAACAAAGCTACCCTTCCCCACCCTATGGCAGGAAgaaccctctcctcccctttccaagAAAGATTCAGCTGATTCTGAGTCCCAGCACCCAAAGCCTTAAATAAAGAGGAAGGGTCACTGGAGGGGGGCCAGAAGTGTGGCTCCAGGTCCCAcaccctctcctccctgcagCACATTAACATTCTCAGCGGCTGCTACCCAGCCTGACCTACTTAGGAGgcagaggggggaggggcggaggaaGGTGACAGGAGGCGGGAGGCGggatggagagaggagggaaggagagtggAGGCTGGAGGGTAGGGGGGAAGCTAGAAGAGAGGAGGTACCTGGCTTGGGCTTGGAGAAGCAGCCGCCCATGgcgagtggccccagatgggcagggtgCAGGCACACAGATGGTGGGCTGTGGGAGGCTAGGATGCCACCAGTGGGGCTGGACTTTCCACGGCCCTATGAAATACTGGCGCTGCCATCCCAGTTGCAGCCGCCTTCAGGACCTGTGTGGGTGGAGCAGAGGGGGCATCTATAAGGAACAGGGCTTAGCTGGGGGATGTGgatagagacacacagagacagacacagtgTGGGGAGGGGCTTCTGGAAGAGGCCAACATTGGAGCTGGGGACTGTTGTGCATAGGGGAGCCTGACCCCAGAGGAAGAATGGTACGCTGGAGGGCACCTCCTCTTTGAGGCCCTTCAGGCTCAGGATTGTCACTCCCACTCCCACCTTTGCATGGGCTGTACACACTGCTGGGGGTCCTTCTGCCAGACATTTAGGTCCAGCCCCATAGCTGTCTTGTCCAGGAAATCCTTCCCGAATTCTGCTGCCCCCTCAAAATCATGCAGCCTGGGATCCATAGGACCCTCCTTTCTCCAGAGAGGTCATGATGGCTGGGGTCAAACCTAGATCCCCTCGAGCAGATCAGAGCCTTCCTAGTCTTTAGGTTTCTCCTTCCTACTATGGGATGACATTTAGTTCTTCCTGGTCCCTGTACCCACCCTGGCTGCAAGCCCCTGGATACCCACCTCCTTCAGTGGCAAACACAGCTTCTTGCTCCCAGCACAGCAGTAGACTGAGTCTGCCAGGCCCTGGAAGGCAGGGCAAGGGGGCAGGGGTCCAGGAGGAAGCCCagcctccacccctcctcccagtGTGACCTGCTGccaggaggggttggggaggggtgcTGGGCCAGTCCATTGGTCCCCAGGGAAACCCAGCTCCATGGTGATCAGAAGTGGGCAGCAAGCCCAGGCCTGATGAAGCTGGGGGAAAGGGAGGATAGGCACACAGTCCTGCCATGGACCATGTTTAGCAGCCATATGCTCCCATCCCCACCTTCACTCTTCACAAATGCCCACCAGGCCCATAACACTGAGGTTATGCCCAACAACAGATGGATAAACTGAGTTGCCAAGGACTTGCCAAGGTCAAGCAGCAGGTAGGGGCATCTGAGTGGCCTACCACCCCCTCCCACTTCAGTTTCAAGATGGGCAGGAATCTAAAATGCCCACATATCACCCTGCAAgctggtggggttggggggaatgacCACTGAGGACCTGAGTTGGTCAACAAGGAGATCCATCCCTGCAGCCAAGGAGACCTCAAGGCCACAGGATGGACCATCCAGAAGATGCAATTTACAGACGACTGTGGAAAACCAGGATAAAAGTTTAGCTGCTCTGTTTACAACTGACCTTCTCATAGTCTATCCCACAGTCATCCCATTTGTTTCCCGTAGAAGTTCTTGCTGAAGTCTAACTTGAGGTGAGGCTGAGGTCCACTAGGTCTAGCCCAGATCCCAGCAAGGAACCTGGGTGGGTACCTGAAAGCAAGGGGGTCAAAAAGATAGGAGGAAAAGGTTGGAGAAGGACCACCTACTGCCTGGCACCTGATCTTATCTGTCCTAGTGGTGCCTGTTATAGGCCAAGAGGCAGTGGCACCTGAAGCCACCTGGGTACACCATACTCTTTCCTCTACTTCTCACCAAGGCAGGTCTGTAAAATATGGCTACCATCTGCACTGTCTGCACTCTTCTTGGGCACAAGGGGCCCCTCCCCAGATCCTGGCTTCACCTCTAGCTCAGCCCTGCCTGTTTCCTTCCAGCCTGGTATCAAGCCTCACCTGCTGGGCCACGGATCCCAGAAAAGCTGGGGCCTCAACCTGCCACCAGGTACCTATCTAGACTGTTCCCTCCCTTACCAGGTGCCCAGTGTCTGCACCCTCCAGTACCATGGGCCTGGAAACAGATTTGCTTCGGACTGGAACTTCTTCTCCAGGCCTACTGTGCACAAAACCAGCTTGGCGCCCTCCTCTCCTACCTACTGCAAGCCCAGACACCCCCACTCAAAGGCAAAAATCCTTGCCAAGGGCATGTCAGGAGGGGACCCCAAGTTTTTGCAGAGT
The DNA window shown above is from Saccopteryx bilineata isolate mSacBil1 chromosome 2, mSacBil1_pri_phased_curated, whole genome shotgun sequence and carries:
- the AIFM3 gene encoding apoptosis-inducing factor 3 isoform X3 yields the protein MGGCFSKPKPVELKIEVVLPEKERGKEELSASGKGSPRAYQGNGTARHFHAEERLPAPHPYPGAQDCVEAAVCHVKDLENGQMREVELGWGKVLLVKDNGEFHALGHKCPHYGAPLVKGVLSRGRVRCPWHGACFNISTGDLEDFPGLDSLHKFQVKIEKEKVYVRASKQALQLQRRTKVMAKCISPSVGHSGSTNVLIVGAGAAGLVCAETLRQEGFSDRIVLCTLDRHLPYDRPKLSKSLDAQPEQLALRPKEFFRAYGIEVLTEAQVVTVDVRNKKVVFKDGFKLEYSKLLLAPGSSPKTLSCKGKEVENVFTIRTPEDANRVVRLARGRNTVVVGAGFLGMEVAAYLNEKAHSVSVVELEETPFRKFLGERVGRALMKMFENNRVKFYMQTEVSELRAQEGKLKEVVLKSSKVVRADVCVVGIGAVPSTGFLRQSGISLDSRGFIPVNKMMQTNIPGVFAAGDAVTFPLAWRNNRKVNIPHWQMAHAQGRVAAQNMLAQEAEISTVPYLWTAMFGKSLRYAGYGEGFDDVIIQGDLEELKFVAFYTKGDEVIAVASMNYDPIVSKVAEVLASGRAIRKREVETGDMSWLTGKGS
- the AIFM3 gene encoding apoptosis-inducing factor 3 isoform X2, which produces MGGCFSKPKPVELKIEVVLPEKERGKEELSASGKGSPRAYQGNGTARHFHAEERLPAPHPYPGAQDCVEAAVCHVKDLENGQMREVELGWGKVLLVKDNGEFHALGHKCPHYGAPLVKGVLSRGRVRCPWHGACFNISTGDLEDFPGLDSLHKFQVKIEKEKVYVRASKQALQLQRRTKVMAKCISPSVGHSGSTNVLIVGAGAAGLVCAETLRQEGFSDRIVLCTLDRHLPYDRPKLSKSLDAQPEQLALRPKEFFRAYGIEVLTEAQVVTVDVRNKKVVFKDGFKLEYSKLLLAPGSSPKTLSCKGKEVENVFTIRTPEDANRVVRLARGRNTVVVGAGFLGMEVAAYLNEKAHSVSVVELEETPFRKFLGERVGRALMKMFENNRVKFYMQTEVSELRAQEGKLKEVVLKSSKVVRADVCVVGIGAVPSTGFLRQSGISLDSRGFIPVNKMMQTNIPGVFAAGDAVTFPLAWRNNRKVNIPHWQMAHAQGRVAAQNMLAQEAEISTVPYLWTAMFGKSLRYAGYGEGFDDVIIQGDLEELKFVAFYTKGDEVIAVASMNYDPIVSKVAEVLASGRAIRKREVELFLLHSKTGDMSWLTGKGS
- the AIFM3 gene encoding apoptosis-inducing factor 3 isoform X1, whose product is MGGCFSKPKPVELKIEVVLPEKERGKEELSASGKGSPRAYQGNGTARHFHAEERLPAPHPYPGAQDCVEAAVCHVKDLENGQMREVELGWGKVLLVKDNGEFHALGHKCPHYGAPLVKGVLSRGRVRCPWHGACFNISTGDLEDFPGLDSLHKFQVKIEKEKVYVRASKQALQLQRRTKVMAKCISPSVGHSGSTNVLIVGAGAAGLVCAETLRQEGFSDRIVLCTLDRHLPYDRPKLSKSLDAQPEQLALRPKEFFRAYGIEVLTEAQVVTVDVRNKKVVFKDGFKLEYSKLLLAPGSSPKTLSCKGKEVENVFTIRTPEDANRVVRLARGRNTVVVGAGFLGMEVAAYLNEKAHSVSVVELEETPFRKFLGERVGRALMKMFENNRVKFYMQTEVSELRAQEGKLKEVVLKSSKVVRADVCVVGIGAVPSTGFLRQSGISLDSRGFIPVNKMMQTNIPGVFAAGDAVTFPLAWRNNRKVNIPHWQMAHAQGRVAAQNMLAQEAEISTVPYLWTAMFGKSLRYAGYGEGFDDVIIQGDLEELKFVAFYTKGDEVIAVASMNYDPIVSKVAEVLASGRAIRKREVELFLLHSKYVCPVLLVDNSEPFPSQPRVCT